The window GGAGTAGGATTTGGATGTTTTGTTTGAGGGAGAATGATTCCGAGTGGAGGAGGATGCCAAGTGGGAAAGACTCGCAAAAGAAAATCAATTGTTTACGAAAAAGTAGTTTTGCCGGCAATCCTGGCTTCTTTGCCCGACGGAGTGGTAGTGGTTGACGAAGCGGGAATGATTATCGAGATAAATGCGGCAGCTGAGACGCTGTTGCAGATCAGCGGAAAAGAAAATAAGGGCAAAGAACTGGGGCAATGTGTGCCCAACTTGAAACTTAAG is drawn from Bacillota bacterium and contains these coding sequences:
- a CDS encoding PAS domain-containing protein, with the protein product MGKTRKRKSIVYEKVVLPAILASLPDGVVVVDEAGMIIEINAAAETLLQISGKENKGKELGQCVPNLKLKEILQSQKPRENIKLCKVIAYVKSSAKIIEKAQFMIEILSIILQDESDAEASIIL